A single genomic interval of Lactococcus sp. S-13 harbors:
- a CDS encoding BMP family lipoprotein, whose translation MKKRVFAVGAIALASVAVLAGCRSHDAAGGSTGKAKTDLKAAIITDTGGINDRSFNQSAWEGLQKWGKENNLKKGAGFTYFQSNSASDYTTNFNSAEQQGYKLLFGIGFSLQDATASAAKNNPKSNFVIIDSIIENQKNVASATFADNEGAYLAGVAAAKATKTNKIGFIGGMQSDVITRFEKGYEAGAKSVNPNIKVDVQYAGSFTDAAKGKTIASAMYGAGDDVVYQCAGGVGVGAFSEAKALNSTKNEADKVWLIGVDQDQKYLGGYTSKDGKKSNFVLVSTIKEVGKVVQDIADKTKDGKFPGGTTVTYNLKNGGVDLGLDNVTPEIKTAVATAKADIISGKITVPSK comes from the coding sequence ATGAAAAAACGTGTATTCGCAGTTGGTGCTATCGCACTTGCATCAGTCGCAGTCCTTGCAGGATGTCGCTCACATGACGCAGCTGGAGGATCAACTGGTAAAGCTAAAACAGATCTCAAAGCAGCAATCATCACTGATACTGGTGGGATTAACGACCGCTCATTCAACCAATCGGCTTGGGAAGGTCTTCAAAAATGGGGTAAAGAAAATAACCTCAAGAAAGGTGCTGGTTTCACTTATTTCCAATCAAACTCAGCATCAGACTACACAACAAATTTCAACTCTGCTGAGCAACAAGGCTACAAACTTTTGTTTGGTATTGGTTTCTCACTTCAAGATGCAACAGCTTCAGCAGCTAAAAATAATCCAAAATCTAACTTTGTGATTATTGACTCTATCATCGAAAATCAAAAGAACGTTGCTTCAGCAACATTTGCTGATAACGAAGGTGCTTATCTTGCTGGGGTTGCTGCGGCTAAAGCAACTAAAACCAACAAAATTGGTTTCATCGGCGGAATGCAATCAGACGTTATCACACGTTTTGAAAAAGGTTACGAAGCTGGAGCTAAATCTGTAAATCCAAACATCAAAGTTGATGTGCAATATGCAGGATCATTTACAGATGCTGCGAAAGGTAAAACAATTGCTTCTGCAATGTACGGTGCTGGTGATGATGTCGTTTACCAATGTGCTGGTGGTGTAGGTGTAGGTGCATTCTCTGAAGCAAAAGCCTTGAACTCAACTAAAAATGAAGCTGACAAAGTTTGGCTCATTGGTGTTGACCAAGACCAAAAATACCTTGGTGGTTACACTTCTAAAGATGGTAAAAAATCTAACTTCGTGCTTGTTTCAACAATCAAAGAAGTTGGTAAAGTCGTTCAAGATATCGCTGATAAGACTAAAGATGGTAAATTCCCTGGCGGAACTACTGTTACTTACAACCTCAAAAACGGTGGGGTTGACCTTGGTCTTGACAACGTTACTCCAGAAATCAAAACAGCTGTCGCTACTGCAAAAGCTGACATCATCTCTGGAAAAATCACTGTTCCTTCAAAATAA
- a CDS encoding GntR family transcriptional regulator, translated as MVRKSVPNYIIIHDALKDEVEKEVWKIGQRLPSERDLAERFNVSRMTARQAVTALVDEGILDRRVGSGTYVASRRVREKMRGTTSFTEIITSQGKVPSTEVLSYIKTAPNEVECERLNISKKDSIIRMERIRYADKLPICFEVASIPYDLVKNFNKKEITSNFFKTLENHGYEIARSEQIVSAKRVSTEVADYLAIRVGSAILGLTQVSYLADGRAFEYVLSQYVGERFEFYLER; from the coding sequence ATGGTCAGAAAATCAGTTCCAAATTATATTATTATTCATGATGCACTCAAAGATGAGGTTGAAAAAGAGGTCTGGAAGATTGGGCAACGCTTGCCGAGCGAGCGAGATTTGGCGGAGCGTTTTAATGTGAGCCGGATGACAGCTAGACAGGCAGTTACTGCTTTGGTTGATGAAGGTATTTTAGATCGTCGTGTGGGGTCGGGGACTTATGTCGCTAGCCGCCGTGTACGAGAAAAAATGCGCGGAACGACGTCTTTCACTGAAATTATCACTTCACAAGGTAAAGTGCCGTCCACAGAGGTTTTGAGTTATATCAAGACAGCACCTAACGAGGTGGAGTGCGAACGCTTGAACATCAGTAAGAAAGATTCAATCATTCGGATGGAGCGGATTCGTTATGCGGACAAGTTGCCGATTTGTTTTGAGGTCGCGAGTATTCCTTATGATTTGGTCAAAAATTTTAATAAAAAGGAAATTACGAGCAATTTCTTTAAAACCTTGGAAAACCATGGGTATGAAATTGCCCGAAGTGAGCAAATCGTATCGGCGAAACGCGTCAGTACTGAAGTAGCGGATTATTTGGCAATACGGGTCGGCTCAGCTATTTTGGGTCTGACACAGGTGTCTTATTTGGCAGACGGACGAGCTTTTGAATACGTGCTTTCACAATATGTCGGTGAGCGGTTCGAATTCTACTTGGAACGTTGA
- a CDS encoding DUF4395 domain-containing protein produces MTKKIRTSGVPRPLVRTNQVVILLSILLAVFSQNFWILLLPILAGIGGIFFERNFVILLAKKFLRKKPSEYLLEDRSDLRFNQIIASSLLTASLVAGLSGHFILAIVFAAFVFLAAAVALSGFCVGCWLHFQLKQFQYRHKTKKGLN; encoded by the coding sequence ATGACTAAAAAAATTAGAACTTCTGGTGTTCCTCGTCCTCTCGTGCGCACCAATCAGGTCGTTATTTTGCTAAGTATCCTTCTTGCTGTATTCAGCCAGAACTTTTGGATTCTTCTTCTGCCCATTTTGGCGGGCATTGGCGGAATTTTCTTTGAACGCAATTTTGTCATTCTCCTTGCCAAAAAATTCCTTCGAAAAAAGCCGTCTGAGTACCTTCTTGAAGATCGGTCTGATCTGCGTTTTAACCAAATCATCGCCAGTAGCCTCTTAACTGCTAGTTTAGTGGCCGGTCTGAGCGGACATTTTATCTTGGCAATTGTCTTTGCTGCTTTCGTTTTTCTCGCAGCTGCTGTCGCTCTCAGTGGCTTCTGCGTGGGCTGTTGGCTACACTTTCAACTCAAACAATTTCAATATCGCCACAAAACAAAAAAAGGACTCAATTGA
- a CDS encoding sensor histidine kinase translates to MKLKNIVLLTILYCIATLVLVILVTQNILSNDTKRVLETADKVQLFLEKHPNGELPTNFEHLAASTNNEETRKIGQGAAYARSLTSERITITSPLFDEGQIRGYLRVSEERTPSFFVNFSIIAFALLFYLGVAVQVVRAAQRSYLFRENTVAKIKNIERSPLTQSYLINEDDDKITTELNKLGESIQMQALSHTEKKENLYEFIEFFQFPIFIYNSKGKIRRTNASFKNEFADTANLDVFSPFADFLSFLVDKMLNPDIQEKLFYFEKIAAYYQVRITPLPDLDSRFLVTMMDVTSYRRTLDAHNAFIANISHELKTPLTSIRGFAELLEAQPVSPEETKNFATIIHKESKRLMNLVQDTLLLTKQNRQIEKKNLDLSVMIENILTSSMPQISEKNLVLTQQVEKVSMRTNERMMHSIFENLIENAIKYTPEKGQIFVSLQACRSQIIFSVSDNGPGLSEIEKERIFDRFYRVDESRSETGTGLGLAIVEKNVQELQGTIDVVSILGKGTTFTVTF, encoded by the coding sequence ATGAAACTTAAAAATATCGTCCTGTTGACGATTCTTTATTGCATTGCAACGCTTGTTTTGGTGATTTTAGTCACCCAAAATATCCTGAGCAACGACACGAAGCGCGTTTTGGAAACCGCAGATAAGGTGCAACTTTTTTTGGAAAAACACCCGAATGGCGAACTTCCTACCAATTTTGAGCATCTGGCGGCTAGTACAAATAATGAGGAGACACGCAAAATTGGGCAGGGTGCGGCTTATGCGCGCAGTTTAACGTCTGAACGCATCACGATTACCAGTCCCCTTTTTGATGAGGGGCAGATTCGCGGTTATTTGCGAGTGAGTGAAGAGCGTACGCCTTCTTTCTTTGTGAATTTTTCCATTATCGCTTTTGCCCTTTTGTTTTATTTGGGAGTGGCGGTGCAGGTGGTGCGTGCGGCCCAGCGGAGCTATCTTTTCCGCGAGAATACCGTGGCTAAAATCAAAAATATTGAGCGCAGTCCCTTGACCCAAAGCTATCTAATCAATGAAGATGACGACAAAATCACAACGGAATTGAACAAATTGGGCGAAAGTATTCAGATGCAAGCCTTGTCGCACACCGAGAAAAAAGAAAATCTCTATGAATTTATTGAATTTTTCCAATTTCCGATTTTCATTTATAATTCCAAAGGGAAGATTCGGCGGACAAATGCTTCTTTCAAAAATGAATTTGCGGATACCGCAAACCTTGATGTTTTCAGTCCTTTTGCTGATTTCTTGAGTTTTTTGGTGGACAAAATGCTGAATCCTGATATTCAGGAAAAATTGTTTTATTTTGAAAAAATTGCCGCTTATTACCAAGTGCGCATCACGCCGTTGCCAGATTTAGACAGTCGATTTTTGGTGACGATGATGGATGTGACCAGCTATCGTCGAACTTTAGATGCCCACAATGCCTTTATTGCCAACATTTCTCACGAATTGAAGACCCCATTGACGTCAATCAGAGGATTTGCCGAGTTGCTGGAGGCTCAGCCTGTTTCTCCTGAAGAAACGAAGAATTTTGCGACAATCATTCACAAAGAAAGCAAACGTTTGATGAATTTGGTGCAAGATACCCTTCTTTTGACTAAGCAAAATCGGCAAATTGAGAAGAAAAATCTTGATCTCTCCGTGATGATTGAAAATATTCTCACAAGTTCAATGCCACAAATTTCTGAGAAAAATCTTGTCCTCACTCAGCAGGTTGAGAAAGTCAGTATGCGGACAAATGAGCGCATGATGCACAGTATTTTTGAAAATCTTATCGAAAATGCAATCAAATATACACCTGAAAAGGGACAGATTTTTGTCAGCTTGCAGGCTTGCCGTTCGCAAATTATTTTCAGCGTCTCAGATAATGGCCCTGGTTTGAGCGAAATCGAAAAAGAACGGATTTTTGATCGTTTTTATCGAGTGGACGAAAGTCGCAGCGAGACAGGAACTGGCTTGGGACTTGCGATTGTGGAGAAAAATGTCCAAGAATTGCAAGGAACCATTGACGTTGTGTCCATTTTGGGTAAAGGAACGACTTTTACTGTTACTTTTTAA
- a CDS encoding response regulator transcription factor, with translation MKKILIADDDRSILTLLSYHFRQNDFEVTIVDDGKKAYDKARKNPFDLILLDLMMPEFSGIEVTQMLRKMGNFTPILILTARDDDEMKLVGLEAGSDEYLDKTTPMKEILARCSGLIRRSQLYNQPLSDSALQEEVIERPEPLITEHLVLDFDKKEIYFDGKILDLTKREFEILEFLAQRKGNVVSRERLLQHFWGISDVAETRTIDVLISKIRKKLDNRYIKTKRGFGYYFEENET, from the coding sequence ATGAAAAAAATTTTAATTGCTGATGATGATCGGTCTATTTTGACCCTTCTGTCTTACCATTTTCGGCAAAATGATTTTGAAGTGACGATTGTAGATGATGGTAAAAAAGCTTATGATAAAGCACGCAAAAATCCTTTTGATTTGATTTTGCTGGATTTGATGATGCCTGAATTTTCTGGTATTGAGGTCACGCAGATGCTCCGAAAAATGGGAAATTTCACACCGATTTTGATTTTGACGGCGCGTGATGATGATGAAATGAAACTGGTTGGTCTTGAGGCTGGTTCAGATGAATATTTAGATAAAACAACGCCGATGAAGGAAATTTTGGCGCGCTGTTCTGGATTGATTCGTCGCAGTCAGCTGTATAATCAACCGCTAAGCGATTCGGCCCTCCAAGAAGAGGTAATCGAGCGACCTGAGCCGCTCATCACTGAACATTTGGTGCTTGATTTTGACAAAAAAGAAATTTATTTTGATGGAAAAATCTTGGACTTAACCAAACGTGAATTTGAGATATTGGAGTTTTTGGCTCAACGTAAAGGCAATGTTGTCAGTCGTGAGCGTTTGCTGCAACATTTCTGGGGAATTTCTGATGTTGCCGAAACGCGTACAATTGATGTTCTCATTTCCAAAATAAGAAAAAAATTAGATAACCGCTATATCAAAACAAAACGAGGATTTGGCTACTATTTTGAAGAAAATGAAACTTAA
- a CDS encoding putative DNA-binding protein translates to MQIEKTNRMNTLFEFYATLLTDKQMNYIELYYADNYSLAEIAEEFDVSRQAVYDNIKRTEKVLESYEEKLHLFSNYVVRNQMLESLMKTYAADEQLVSKLQEIQQIDEEEF, encoded by the coding sequence ATGCAAATTGAAAAAACCAACCGCATGAATACACTTTTTGAATTTTATGCCACCCTTCTGACCGACAAACAGATGAATTATATTGAACTTTATTACGCCGATAACTACAGTCTCGCTGAAATCGCCGAGGAGTTTGATGTCAGCCGTCAAGCCGTTTACGACAATATCAAGCGCACCGAAAAAGTTCTGGAAAGTTACGAAGAAAAATTGCACCTTTTTAGCAATTATGTTGTCCGTAATCAAATGCTTGAGAGTTTGATGAAAACTTACGCCGCTGACGAACAATTGGTCAGCAAATTACAAGAAATCCAACAAATTGACGAAGAAGAATTTTGA
- a CDS encoding anthranilate synthase component II, translating to MRLLLIDNYDSFTYLLVQYFEELDCRVTVVSEENELSQKVKFSPDFVEESYNAIIISPGPKTPKEAVFSQEVVNLYAGKLPILGICLGQQVIAECFGGTVVLGEKPMHGKISKITHNGQGIFEGLPQDLKIARYHSLIVNHLPDDFVIDALSEDGVIQAIHQPNLKLWALQFHPESLAADYGHEMLNNFLKQV from the coding sequence ATGAGATTACTTTTGATTGATAATTATGACTCCTTCACTTATCTACTGGTACAGTATTTTGAGGAATTAGATTGTAGGGTAACAGTCGTTAGTGAGGAGAATGAACTGAGCCAGAAAGTCAAATTTTCCCCAGATTTCGTTGAGGAGTCTTATAATGCAATTATCATTTCTCCAGGCCCTAAAACACCAAAAGAAGCAGTATTCAGTCAGGAAGTTGTTAATCTTTATGCAGGAAAACTTCCTATCTTGGGAATCTGCTTGGGACAACAAGTTATTGCTGAGTGTTTTGGAGGAACAGTTGTTCTTGGTGAAAAGCCAATGCATGGTAAAATTTCTAAAATTACTCATAATGGTCAAGGAATTTTTGAAGGGCTACCTCAAGACCTGAAAATTGCACGTTATCATTCATTAATTGTTAATCATTTACCTGATGATTTTGTAATTGATGCTTTGAGCGAGGATGGGGTTATTCAGGCCATTCATCAGCCAAATTTAAAACTGTGGGCTTTACAATTTCATCCGGAAAGTTTGGCGGCAGATTATGGTCATGAAATGTTAAACAATTTTTTGAAGCAGGTATAG
- the pabB gene encoding aminodeoxychorismate synthase component I, with product MREFIRKNVDIWKIFLKYYRPNEEIVFLHTSQVTENEHYSILAHKPYKKVSKYHNELLVNGEKRNLSFSEAVDLLKDDLVERPKNWPFYPELMGFVSYEQEPACFATYDEVLLFDHETKLLRVVQFEQTDGEYWLTESEEIKVDIEIESDFPKGIGAVFVDQTRQEYMASIKKLQDYLKAGDIYVANLTQQFEIWSDQKPIDVFKKTTKQIPAPFSSFLQYPEWKMTQISSSVERFVSIHDGELISKPIKGTIARGENSVADRLQKKTLSDSSKERSELLMVTDLLRNDIARISQPFSLSVPKFAEIETFSHVHQLVTSIKSRIKEDLTFSEFMTALFPGGSITGTPKKRAMEIIKEVEKQSRGIYTGMQGWLSREMDLDMNIVIRTLVHYGERYQLGVGGGITFESEAEVEFAEILLKAKPFLDIFGVKDVPSILFTTGLVKNGELLNLEGHINRLKKQYHHPDLEEKLRIIAQKVTDGVLRVSTDGDSLTPETRQLTHSNESYRVKLAPISDKPSPLSNFKLSGPDFQKVFRQEVLEAKKEGFQDILFHTDGLVSELSIGNFVAKKGEHYETPAQYALKGTFLDLFAKKHTLVYKDIAISDLKTYDRFYMTNAARGLVEIKIDGIS from the coding sequence TTGAGAGAATTTATAAGAAAAAATGTAGATATTTGGAAAATTTTTCTAAAATATTATCGTCCAAATGAAGAAATTGTTTTTTTACATACTAGTCAAGTGACTGAAAATGAGCATTACAGTATTTTAGCTCATAAACCTTATAAAAAGGTTTCAAAATATCATAATGAACTACTTGTAAATGGTGAAAAAAGGAATCTTTCTTTTTCCGAAGCAGTAGATTTGCTGAAAGACGACTTAGTTGAACGACCTAAAAATTGGCCATTTTATCCAGAATTGATGGGTTTTGTAAGCTATGAGCAAGAGCCTGCTTGTTTTGCAACCTATGATGAAGTTTTACTTTTTGACCATGAAACCAAACTGTTACGGGTCGTGCAATTTGAACAAACTGATGGCGAGTATTGGCTGACTGAATCTGAAGAAATTAAAGTTGATATTGAGATTGAGTCTGATTTTCCGAAGGGCATAGGGGCTGTTTTTGTTGACCAAACAAGGCAAGAATATATGGCTTCAATTAAGAAATTACAAGATTATCTGAAGGCTGGCGATATTTATGTTGCCAATTTGACGCAACAATTTGAAATTTGGTCTGATCAAAAACCTATTGATGTTTTTAAGAAAACAACCAAACAGATTCCTGCACCTTTTTCATCATTTTTACAATATCCTGAATGGAAAATGACGCAGATTTCAAGTTCAGTAGAACGTTTTGTGTCCATTCATGATGGGGAATTAATTTCAAAACCAATCAAAGGAACAATTGCTAGAGGAGAAAATTCAGTAGCTGATAGATTACAAAAGAAAACACTTTCTGACAGTAGCAAAGAGCGCTCTGAGTTACTGATGGTGACGGATTTATTGCGCAATGATATTGCCCGAATTAGTCAACCTTTTTCTTTGTCAGTCCCTAAATTTGCAGAAATTGAAACTTTTTCTCATGTTCATCAATTGGTGACTTCAATAAAAAGTAGAATTAAAGAAGATTTGACTTTTTCCGAATTTATGACGGCTTTGTTTCCAGGTGGTTCAATCACAGGTACACCTAAAAAGCGAGCAATGGAAATTATTAAGGAAGTTGAAAAACAATCCAGAGGAATCTATACAGGGATGCAAGGTTGGTTAAGCCGAGAAATGGATTTGGATATGAACATCGTGATTCGGACATTAGTTCATTATGGTGAGCGTTATCAGCTTGGTGTAGGCGGCGGAATCACTTTTGAGAGTGAAGCAGAAGTAGAGTTTGCTGAGATTTTACTAAAAGCAAAACCCTTTTTAGATATTTTTGGTGTGAAAGATGTTCCAAGTATTTTATTTACAACAGGTCTTGTCAAAAATGGTGAATTGTTAAATTTAGAGGGTCATATCAATCGCTTGAAAAAACAATACCATCATCCAGATTTGGAAGAAAAATTGAGAATAATTGCTCAAAAAGTTACTGACGGGGTTTTACGTGTCAGCACTGATGGAGATTCCTTGACTCCTGAGACTCGTCAGTTGACGCATTCAAATGAGTCTTATCGAGTTAAGCTGGCGCCTATTAGTGACAAACCTAGCCCTTTGTCTAACTTTAAACTTTCAGGTCCAGATTTTCAAAAGGTCTTTCGTCAGGAAGTCTTGGAAGCGAAAAAAGAAGGGTTTCAAGATATTCTATTTCATACAGATGGTTTGGTCAGTGAATTATCAATCGGAAATTTTGTGGCAAAAAAAGGTGAACACTATGAAACACCAGCCCAATATGCCCTAAAGGGAACTTTTTTAGACTTATTTGCAAAAAAACATACTCTAGTTTATAAAGATATTGCAATTTCTGATTTGAAAACTTACGATCGTTTTTATATGACAAATGCTGCCAGAGGATTAGTAGAAATTAAAATTGACGGTATTTCCTAA
- a CDS encoding epoxyqueuosine reductase QueH, with the protein MENSLNIIEKMNPNQKINYDRVFQKVRESWRKEEVRPKILLHSCCAPCSTYSLEYLAESADVTIYFANSNIHPSSEYTRRKIVQEQFVQAFNERTGHQVQFIAAEYEPNVFLQMVRQKHLENEPEGGKRCSACFELRLDLVAEKAVELGFDYFGSALTLSPKKNSQLINEIGLDIQKIYSVNYLPSDFKKNNGYKRSIEMCREYDVYRQCYCGCIYAAKEQGVDLKEQNRAAINFIRNQK; encoded by the coding sequence ATGGAAAATAGCCTCAATATTATCGAAAAGATGAACCCCAATCAAAAAATTAACTACGACCGCGTTTTTCAAAAGGTTCGTGAAAGTTGGCGCAAAGAAGAAGTTCGTCCCAAAATCTTACTCCATAGTTGCTGTGCCCCTTGTAGCACCTATTCACTTGAGTACCTTGCCGAATCTGCCGATGTTACAATTTATTTTGCCAATTCTAACATTCATCCATCAAGCGAGTACACACGTCGAAAAATCGTACAAGAACAATTTGTCCAAGCTTTTAACGAGCGGACAGGTCATCAGGTTCAATTTATTGCTGCCGAATACGAACCAAACGTTTTTCTCCAAATGGTGCGTCAAAAGCACCTTGAAAACGAACCAGAGGGCGGAAAACGGTGCAGCGCTTGTTTTGAATTACGCCTTGATTTAGTCGCCGAAAAAGCCGTGGAACTTGGTTTTGACTACTTTGGGAGCGCCTTAACCCTATCTCCAAAGAAAAATAGCCAGCTCATCAACGAAATTGGCTTAGATATACAAAAAATTTATTCCGTCAACTACCTCCCGAGCGACTTTAAGAAAAACAACGGCTACAAACGCTCAATTGAAATGTGCCGCGAATATGATGTCTATCGTCAATGTTATTGCGGTTGTATTTATGCAGCCAAAGAACAAGGAGTTGATCTTAAAGAACAAAACCGTGCAGCCATCAATTTTATCCGCAATCAAAAATAA
- a CDS encoding ABC transporter substrate-binding protein, with amino-acid sequence MNKFKKVALASVAALAIISLAACGKSTSTSSKAVNASSNLDKKQTINVWTFTDLKPQLTELKKLKPNLTIKEVVLPYANFQTKLDQVIGTSKGPDMIALDAGFVEKYVESGKLTDLAPYGVAKAAKANYKYTLDMGKNSKGQQVSISYQAAPGAYFYNTQVFSKYLGIQPDDIASAQKALSSWDQIEKTAQTIKEKSGGQAYLFSSLEEIYNPVIGARKEGWVSKDNKLQIDSSMLKSLDVMKDFVANKWTQNTSAQSGDWFTGMSNNTIGTYALPSWGMFYWLKDDSKGTFGNWRMTQGPVSYSWGGTWLSAVKGSANEKGAAALSVYMSTDKTFQTWEAKTQSDFVAVSTVNNTVGKDASVKLLGGQNPYPIFNKVAKGINGKNQTQYDQNIQSLWINDVVNPYANGKVSKDKALKNFKNDVKSAYPSMTVN; translated from the coding sequence ATGAATAAATTCAAAAAAGTAGCACTAGCAAGTGTCGCAGCGCTTGCTATTATCTCTCTCGCTGCTTGTGGAAAATCAACAAGTACAAGTTCTAAAGCTGTCAACGCAAGCTCTAATTTGGACAAAAAGCAGACGATTAATGTGTGGACGTTTACAGATTTAAAACCTCAGCTTACAGAACTCAAAAAGCTAAAACCCAATCTGACTATTAAAGAAGTTGTCCTTCCCTATGCTAATTTTCAAACGAAGCTTGACCAAGTTATTGGGACAAGCAAAGGTCCTGATATGATTGCCTTGGATGCAGGATTTGTTGAAAAATATGTTGAGTCGGGTAAGCTAACAGATTTGGCACCTTATGGTGTTGCAAAAGCTGCCAAGGCTAATTACAAGTATACCCTTGATATGGGTAAAAATAGCAAAGGGCAACAAGTTTCAATTTCTTACCAAGCAGCTCCCGGAGCGTATTTTTACAACACGCAAGTTTTCTCAAAATATTTAGGAATCCAACCAGATGATATCGCCTCTGCCCAAAAAGCCCTTTCTAGCTGGGATCAAATTGAAAAGACCGCCCAAACGATTAAAGAAAAATCTGGCGGTCAAGCCTACCTTTTTAGCTCACTTGAAGAAATTTATAATCCAGTCATTGGAGCACGTAAAGAAGGATGGGTTTCTAAAGATAACAAATTACAAATTGATAGCTCAATGTTGAAGTCATTAGATGTGATGAAAGACTTTGTTGCTAATAAATGGACGCAAAATACCTCAGCACAATCTGGCGACTGGTTTACAGGGATGTCTAACAACACCATTGGTACTTATGCACTTCCTTCATGGGGTATGTTTTACTGGCTAAAAGATGACTCTAAAGGGACTTTTGGTAATTGGCGTATGACGCAAGGCCCTGTTTCGTACTCTTGGGGTGGTACTTGGCTTTCTGCTGTTAAAGGTTCTGCTAATGAAAAAGGTGCAGCAGCACTCTCTGTCTATATGAGTACAGATAAAACTTTCCAAACTTGGGAAGCGAAAACTCAAAGTGACTTTGTGGCTGTAAGTACTGTTAACAACACTGTAGGTAAAGATGCCTCTGTCAAACTTCTGGGTGGACAAAATCCATATCCTATCTTCAATAAAGTTGCAAAAGGAATCAATGGTAAAAATCAAACACAATATGACCAAAATATCCAATCCCTTTGGATTAACGATGTTGTTAACCCATATGCCAATGGTAAAGTCTCTAAAGATAAAGCACTTAAAAACTTCAAGAATGATGTGAAGTCAGCTTATCCTTCTATGACTGTTAACTAA
- a CDS encoding carbohydrate ABC transporter permease translates to MENTTKKSSKKKLFERYNHFGYYFLIPFFAGFLVFQLYPIIYSIAISFTSMNGFQTFSDATNVGLQNFITLFKNTPLFITSIGNTLLLWVLNFVPQILMALILAAWWTNRKLNLKGNSFWKTVFYLPNMIMAASIAALFLGIFGYPNGPANLLLTHLHILSQPFNFFQSIWGTRSIIIFLQFWMWYGSTAIVLVAGISSIDDSLFEAARIDGASDGQIFRRITMPLLRPIIMYTFVTSFVGGLQVFDIPYLLSQGAGGPQNSTYTLAMFIYNQAFQYRNYGIAAAASVILLIIAAVVSIALFRFFRERTSNKDLIGGKN, encoded by the coding sequence ATGGAAAATACAACTAAAAAATCATCAAAGAAAAAACTTTTTGAGAGATATAATCATTTTGGATATTATTTCTTGATTCCTTTCTTTGCTGGTTTCCTTGTTTTTCAACTTTATCCAATCATCTATTCTATTGCTATCAGTTTTACTAGTATGAATGGTTTTCAAACTTTCTCTGATGCAACAAATGTTGGCTTACAAAATTTTATAACTTTATTTAAAAATACTCCTTTGTTCATTACGAGTATAGGCAATACCTTGCTTTTATGGGTTCTTAACTTTGTCCCTCAAATTCTTATGGCGCTTATTCTTGCCGCTTGGTGGACAAATCGTAAGCTTAATTTGAAAGGGAACAGTTTTTGGAAAACAGTTTTTTACTTACCAAATATGATTATGGCAGCCTCTATCGCAGCACTATTCTTGGGGATTTTTGGGTATCCAAATGGTCCTGCTAATCTGTTGTTAACACATTTACACATTCTCAGTCAGCCTTTTAACTTTTTCCAATCTATTTGGGGAACACGTAGTATTATTATCTTCCTTCAATTTTGGATGTGGTATGGCTCCACAGCAATCGTATTAGTTGCGGGAATTTCCTCAATTGATGATAGCTTATTTGAAGCGGCAAGGATTGATGGAGCTTCTGATGGACAAATTTTCCGAAGAATTACGATGCCTTTGCTTCGCCCAATCATCATGTATACATTCGTTACAAGCTTCGTGGGAGGACTACAGGTCTTTGATATTCCTTATTTGCTATCTCAAGGAGCTGGAGGACCACAAAACTCAACTTATACGCTTGCGATGTTTATTTACAATCAAGCTTTCCAATATCGCAATTATGGAATTGCTGCTGCAGCTTCAGTTATCCTTTTAATCATCGCTGCTGTTGTTTCTATTGCGCTCTTTAGATTCTTCCGTGAACGTACGAGCAACAAAGATTTAATAGGAGGTAAAAACTGA